In Desulfuromonas sp. KJ2020, a single window of DNA contains:
- the ricT gene encoding regulatory iron-sulfur-containing complex subunit RicT, producing the protein MIRITSVKFRTAGKQYDFNSQDLPLEANMRVVVETDRGRALGTVVQAPREIDEKEAAKELKNVIRIATDEDLALAAANADREKEAFRICAARISERKMEMKLVRAEYLFDGSKIIFYFTADGRIDFRELVKDLAHHFHTRIEMRQIGVRDEAKLIGGLGICGRELCCCTFLTDFAPVSVRMAKEQGLALNPSKISGQCGRLLCCLGYEFETYCSLRKQLPKCGRKIQVDGQEGEVIDQNILAQKVTIRFGDGQTREVTADDLDQAEKSGTLPSPPPAKEGRRPEGGRRDSSRNRKPRPAGESKPSQPRPEGRKPQAAEPSKPAGEEGAASPRKRRRGRRRPKKK; encoded by the coding sequence ATGATCCGAATTACTTCGGTTAAATTCCGCACGGCGGGAAAGCAGTACGATTTCAACAGCCAGGACCTCCCCCTCGAAGCCAATATGCGCGTGGTGGTGGAAACAGACCGGGGCCGCGCCCTCGGTACGGTCGTGCAGGCTCCCAGGGAGATCGACGAAAAAGAGGCCGCCAAGGAGCTTAAAAACGTCATCCGCATTGCCACCGATGAAGATCTGGCGCTGGCGGCAGCCAACGCCGACCGGGAAAAGGAGGCTTTTCGCATCTGCGCCGCCCGCATCAGCGAGCGCAAGATGGAGATGAAACTGGTACGGGCCGAATATCTCTTCGACGGATCCAAGATCATCTTTTACTTCACCGCCGATGGTCGCATCGATTTCCGCGAACTGGTCAAGGATCTGGCTCATCACTTTCACACCCGCATCGAGATGCGCCAGATCGGCGTGCGCGATGAAGCCAAACTCATTGGCGGACTGGGCATCTGCGGAAGGGAACTGTGCTGCTGTACCTTCCTGACCGACTTCGCCCCCGTCTCCGTGCGTATGGCCAAAGAGCAGGGTCTGGCCCTCAATCCCAGCAAAATTTCCGGGCAGTGCGGCCGCCTCCTCTGCTGTCTGGGGTATGAATTCGAAACCTACTGCTCCCTGCGCAAGCAGTTGCCCAAATGCGGGCGCAAGATCCAGGTGGATGGTCAGGAAGGCGAAGTAATCGACCAGAATATTCTGGCTCAGAAAGTCACCATTCGTTTCGGTGATGGACAGACCCGCGAAGTGACCGCCGACGATCTGGATCAGGCAGAAAAATCAGGGACCCTGCCCTCCCCGCCTCCAGCCAAGGAAGGAAGGCGTCCGGAAGGAGGCCGTCGGGACTCCTCCAGAAATCGTAAGCCTCGCCCGGCCGGCGAGAGCAAGCCCTCACAACCCCGGCCGGAAGGCCGGAAACCTCAGGCTGCGGAACCATCCAAGCCCGCCGGTGAAGAAGGGGCCGCCAGCCCCCGCAAACGCCGCAGAGGCCGTCGTCGTCCCAAAAAGAAATAA
- the holB gene encoding DNA polymerase III subunit delta', whose product MTFGQVLGHNRQKDLLRRAIASGRLAHAYLFHGADGIGKRLMALAFVRAIFCQNGTGCGTCTACRKVDHHNHPDLHILEPDGATIKIEQVRMIQKELSFRPLEALKKICLIDGAEKLNPAAGNALLKTLEEPKGEALLILLSSQKERVLPTIRSRCQQIPFYAVPRAILQQALQEKLGLNESQGHILAALSEGSFKKALGKDKDLFLDQRRELLKALTALSPGSIIALFKLAEEIAGEKERFQEILELFQAFYRDLLLYKQGMPESELVNIDLLEKIQRVAKRESTATLLAKLEAIAVSRRQADRNVNKLLAMEVLLMRLAA is encoded by the coding sequence ATGACTTTCGGTCAGGTGCTTGGGCACAACAGACAGAAAGACCTGCTGCGACGAGCCATCGCCTCGGGTCGCCTGGCCCATGCCTATCTGTTCCACGGGGCAGATGGCATCGGCAAACGCTTGATGGCCCTGGCTTTTGTCCGCGCCATTTTCTGCCAGAACGGCACGGGATGCGGCACGTGCACCGCCTGTCGCAAGGTGGATCACCACAATCACCCGGATCTCCACATTCTGGAACCCGATGGGGCCACCATTAAAATTGAACAGGTGCGGATGATCCAGAAGGAGCTGTCCTTTCGTCCGCTGGAAGCATTGAAAAAAATCTGCCTGATCGACGGGGCCGAAAAATTGAATCCCGCCGCCGGCAACGCCCTCCTGAAAACTCTGGAGGAGCCCAAGGGGGAGGCCCTCCTCATCCTGCTGTCCTCCCAGAAAGAACGGGTGCTGCCGACCATCAGGTCACGCTGTCAGCAGATTCCCTTTTATGCTGTACCGCGAGCCATTCTGCAGCAGGCCCTGCAGGAGAAGCTGGGGCTGAACGAGTCTCAGGGACATATTCTGGCAGCCCTCTCGGAAGGGAGCTTCAAAAAAGCCTTGGGCAAGGACAAGGATCTTTTTCTCGATCAGCGACGGGAGTTGCTTAAGGCTCTTACCGCCTTATCCCCCGGGAGCATTATCGCCCTGTTCAAACTGGCCGAAGAAATTGCCGGCGAGAAGGAACGTTTTCAGGAGATTCTTGAACTCTTTCAGGCCTTCTATCGCGACCTGCTTCTGTACAAGCAGGGGATGCCTGAAAGCGAACTGGTCAACATCGACCTGCTGGAAAAGATCCAGCGGGTAGCGAAACGTGAAAGCACGGCCACCCTGCTGGCAAAACTGGAAGCCATCGCCGTCAGTCGGCGGCAAGCCGATCGTAACGTCAACAAACTGCTGGCCATGGAGGTTCTGCTCATGCGTCTGGCTGCCTGA
- the tmk gene encoding dTMP kinase — protein sequence MNLFITFEGIEGCGKTTQLRLLARNLAAQGVDVVTTREPGGCPIADAIRQILLDPGNQALVPRSELLLYAAARAQHVDEVIRPALQAGKTVLCDRFTDATCAYQGYGRGLDKTLIHRLNELAAAETCPDLTILLDMPAEEGLRRAQSRNTVQTLEHEGRFELESLTFHRRVRQGYLELATTQNRFLVIDALGSQETVARRIGEALGQRQILSMPS from the coding sequence ATGAACCTCTTTATCACTTTCGAAGGCATCGAAGGCTGCGGAAAAACCACCCAGCTGCGCCTGCTTGCCCGAAATCTGGCCGCACAGGGGGTCGATGTGGTCACTACGCGCGAACCTGGCGGTTGTCCCATCGCGGATGCCATCCGCCAGATTCTGCTCGATCCCGGCAACCAGGCCCTGGTGCCCCGGTCGGAACTGCTGCTGTATGCCGCGGCCCGGGCCCAGCATGTCGATGAGGTCATCCGGCCGGCGCTGCAAGCAGGCAAGACCGTCCTGTGTGACCGCTTTACCGATGCCACCTGCGCCTACCAGGGATATGGGCGGGGACTGGACAAAACGCTCATTCACCGCCTCAATGAGCTGGCGGCGGCTGAGACCTGTCCCGACCTGACCATCCTGCTGGACATGCCGGCCGAAGAAGGCCTGCGGCGGGCGCAAAGCCGCAACACCGTGCAGACGCTCGAACATGAGGGCCGCTTCGAGCTGGAATCCCTCACCTTTCATCGCCGCGTCCGGCAGGGGTACCTGGAGTTGGCCACCACGCAAAACCGTTTTTTGGTCATCGATGCTCTCGGTTCGCAGGAAACCGTCGCCAGGCGGATCGGTGAAGCGCTGGGACAACGACAGATTCTGAGTATGCCGTCATGA
- the rnc gene encoding ribonuclease III, with protein MQLRECEQRLCQKLDYRFARADLLREALTHKSYSNEQARIDLPFSERLEFLGDAVLDLAVSEHIFSRYSHLPEGEMTRVRAEVVREKGLATIGRKLDIGSCLLLGKGEERSGGRQKDSLLADAFEALLGAIFTDADYVALKPIVDRLFAEEIARSVKCKTGVDHKTRLQVLLQGQYNRTPSYFLVSAEGPDHERLYTIEVRFDDQTIGQGSGRTKKAAEQEAAREALLRVESP; from the coding sequence ATGCAGCTTCGAGAATGTGAACAGCGCCTGTGCCAAAAGCTGGACTACCGTTTTGCCCGGGCCGACCTTTTGCGTGAGGCTCTGACGCACAAGTCCTACAGCAACGAACAGGCCAGGATCGACCTGCCTTTCAGTGAACGTCTCGAATTCCTCGGGGATGCGGTGCTTGATCTGGCGGTCAGTGAACATATTTTCAGCCGCTATTCCCACTTGCCGGAAGGAGAGATGACTCGGGTGCGGGCCGAGGTCGTGCGCGAAAAGGGCTTGGCGACCATCGGCAGAAAGCTGGATATCGGGTCCTGCCTATTGCTCGGGAAGGGGGAAGAGCGCAGTGGCGGTCGACAGAAGGACAGTCTGCTTGCTGATGCCTTTGAGGCGTTGCTGGGGGCCATCTTTACCGATGCGGATTATGTCGCCCTCAAGCCGATTGTCGATCGCCTGTTTGCCGAGGAGATCGCCCGGTCGGTAAAATGCAAGACCGGCGTCGACCATAAGACCCGGCTGCAAGTTTTACTGCAGGGACAGTACAATCGGACGCCGTCCTATTTTCTGGTCAGTGCCGAAGGACCTGATCATGAACGCCTCTATACGATTGAGGTCCGCTTCGACGACCAGACCATCGGGCAGGGGAGCGGGCGGACGAAAAAAGCGGCGGAACAAGAGGCGGCCCGGGAGGCCCTGTTGAGAGTGGAAAGCCCCTAG
- a CDS encoding elongator complex protein 3: MQVFPFFIPHEGCPHRCLFCQQEKTSGHKAAPVPLGVADALNRLLPPVGDGDIAFYGGSFTLLPATRQRDYLEVAARFVRAGRAGGIRISTRPDGLENRHLDVLDGFPLRTIEIGCQSFNHEVLARSGRGHCAEAAVGATARVRRAGLAVGLQLMPGLPGGDRAEALSSLQKALGLRPDFLRIYPTVVLAGSALQTLFDRGQFQPLGLDEAVEICAEMLWRCRQAAVPVIRLGLQPTRELDGPAGVVAGPYHPAFGQLVCSHLWRRALLRVVEETSEQVVFVCSSELSDALGQRRQNLEFIRTRRGDFAISGQKDIPRGTLHVGSESFSLMELAAYEGFCH, encoded by the coding sequence ATGCAGGTTTTTCCTTTCTTTATACCCCACGAAGGATGTCCGCATCGTTGCCTCTTCTGCCAACAGGAAAAGACTTCCGGTCATAAGGCGGCCCCGGTGCCCCTTGGCGTGGCCGATGCGTTGAACCGACTGCTGCCTCCCGTCGGCGACGGGGATATCGCCTTTTACGGCGGGTCCTTTACCCTGCTGCCAGCGACGCGCCAGCGGGATTACCTGGAGGTCGCCGCCCGATTTGTCCGGGCCGGACGCGCCGGGGGGATTCGCATCTCGACCCGGCCTGACGGTCTGGAAAACCGCCATCTTGATGTTCTGGACGGATTTCCGCTGCGCACGATTGAAATCGGTTGTCAGTCCTTTAACCACGAAGTCTTGGCTCGCTCTGGCCGAGGCCACTGTGCCGAAGCGGCGGTTGGAGCCACGGCGAGAGTCCGGCGCGCCGGGCTGGCGGTGGGCTTGCAGCTGATGCCCGGGCTCCCCGGCGGCGATCGAGCCGAAGCCCTCTCATCCCTGCAAAAGGCTTTGGGGCTGCGGCCAGATTTTCTGCGCATTTACCCGACCGTGGTCCTGGCCGGCAGCGCCCTGCAGACACTATTTGACCGCGGACAATTTCAGCCGCTCGGTCTGGATGAGGCGGTCGAAATTTGCGCGGAGATGCTCTGGCGCTGCCGGCAGGCCGCAGTGCCCGTGATTCGCCTGGGCCTGCAGCCGACCCGGGAACTCGACGGCCCGGCGGGGGTAGTGGCCGGCCCCTATCATCCCGCCTTCGGACAGCTCGTGTGTTCGCATCTCTGGCGGAGAGCGTTGCTGCGGGTGGTGGAAGAGACTTCGGAACAGGTGGTCTTTGTCTGTTCGTCCGAGTTGTCGGATGCCCTGGGGCAGCGTCGCCAGAACCTGGAATTTATTCGAACCCGCAGAGGGGATTTTGCCATTTCCGGGCAAAAGGACATCCCCCGCGGGACACTGCATGTTGGCTCCGAGTCATTTTCCCTTATGGAACTGGCCGCTTACGAAGGATTTTGTCATTGA
- the era gene encoding GTPase Era: MNTEQPTFRSGFVSIIGRPNVGKSTLLNRILGQKIAIASPKPQTTRNRILGIHNLDDGQILFLDTPGIHRATGKLNRYMVDQAMAACADVDVVLFLIEATDRPGGGDDFILDVLSRSSVPVILVINKIDQVAPEALLPLIEIYAQKRDFAAIIPISGLKGRGVDALVKATYDLLPPGPRYYPEDMVTDLPERFIVAEMVREQILKQVRDEVPYGVAVVVESFTEKPDKDLVVIAAAILVEREPHKKIILGKGGEKIRAIGKAARVDIERMLGTRVYLELFVKVQKNWTESDKLLKEFGYE, translated from the coding sequence TTGAACACGGAACAGCCTACCTTTCGCTCCGGTTTCGTCTCGATTATCGGGCGTCCCAATGTCGGCAAATCGACTCTGTTGAACCGGATACTTGGACAGAAGATCGCCATCGCCTCGCCCAAGCCCCAGACGACCCGCAACCGGATTCTCGGTATTCACAACCTCGATGACGGCCAGATTCTCTTTCTGGATACTCCGGGTATTCATCGTGCCACCGGCAAGCTCAATCGCTATATGGTCGATCAGGCCATGGCGGCCTGTGCTGATGTCGATGTCGTGCTCTTTCTGATCGAGGCGACGGATCGACCCGGGGGAGGGGATGACTTTATTCTTGATGTCCTCTCGCGCAGTTCGGTACCCGTTATTCTGGTCATCAACAAGATCGACCAGGTGGCGCCGGAGGCCTTGCTGCCTCTGATCGAAATTTATGCGCAGAAGCGCGATTTCGCTGCCATTATCCCCATCTCGGGTTTGAAGGGCCGCGGGGTAGACGCTCTGGTCAAAGCCACGTACGACCTGCTGCCGCCCGGGCCGCGCTACTATCCCGAGGACATGGTCACCGATTTGCCCGAGCGCTTCATCGTCGCCGAAATGGTGCGCGAGCAGATCCTCAAGCAGGTGCGGGACGAGGTGCCCTACGGCGTGGCCGTCGTGGTTGAAAGCTTTACCGAAAAGCCGGATAAGGATCTCGTGGTCATCGCCGCGGCGATTCTGGTGGAGCGGGAACCTCATAAAAAAATCATCCTCGGCAAAGGCGGCGAGAAGATTCGCGCCATCGGCAAGGCGGCCCGGGTCGATATCGAAAGGATGCTGGGAACCCGCGTTTACCTCGAGCTGTTTGTCAAGGTACAGAAAAACTGGACGGAATCCGACAAGCTGTTAAAAGAGTTCGGCTACGAATAG
- the der gene encoding ribosome biogenesis GTPase Der: MSPLVAIVGRPNVGKSTLFNRILGQRKAIVEDFPGVTRDRNYAEVTKYAAPFILMDTGGFEPASEERLLVQMREQSQLAVEEADVILFVLDGREGLTPSDEEVATMLRRVDKPVLYVVNKVDGPRQEEAMAEFYALGLDELHPVSAEHGLGVGDLVDAVLTHLPPPKAPEPETEEVRLAVIGRPNVGKSSLVNRLLGYERVVANPLAGTTRDSVDTPFTYNQKRYVLIDTAGIRRKGKVSQKLEKFSVIQALKAMDRSHVVLVVIDAEEGVTDQDLTVAGYAYEKGRAVILVVNKWDKIEKDNKTLRQYTEKLRMSFKFLPFAPILFVSALTGQRVAKIMGEVEAVSAEFNRQVPTAALNRILEEAVRSHAPPMIQGTRLKFFYMTQTQVRPPTFVVFANKAEGIHFSYERYLQNKLREAFGFEGVPIRLIFRDRERKGQG; encoded by the coding sequence ATGAGTCCACTCGTTGCAATCGTCGGCCGCCCCAACGTCGGCAAGTCCACGCTCTTTAACCGCATTCTCGGGCAGCGTAAAGCCATCGTCGAGGATTTCCCTGGCGTCACCCGGGACCGCAACTACGCTGAAGTCACTAAATACGCCGCGCCCTTTATCCTCATGGATACGGGCGGTTTCGAGCCGGCCAGCGAAGAGCGGCTGCTGGTTCAGATGCGTGAGCAGTCGCAACTGGCCGTGGAAGAGGCCGATGTGATTCTCTTCGTCCTCGACGGACGGGAGGGGCTTACTCCCTCCGATGAGGAAGTTGCTACCATGCTGCGCCGCGTCGACAAACCTGTGCTCTATGTGGTCAACAAGGTCGATGGTCCCAGGCAGGAGGAGGCCATGGCCGAATTCTATGCGCTGGGACTGGATGAACTCCACCCTGTTTCGGCTGAACACGGCCTGGGGGTAGGGGATCTGGTCGATGCGGTGCTGACCCATCTTCCCCCGCCAAAAGCGCCGGAGCCGGAGACGGAGGAAGTGCGTCTGGCGGTTATCGGTCGTCCCAACGTCGGCAAGTCTTCCCTTGTCAACCGCCTGCTGGGGTACGAGCGCGTCGTGGCCAATCCCCTGGCCGGCACCACCCGGGACAGTGTCGATACTCCCTTTACCTACAATCAGAAACGCTATGTCCTGATTGATACGGCCGGCATCCGTCGCAAGGGGAAGGTCAGCCAAAAGCTGGAAAAGTTTAGTGTTATTCAGGCTCTAAAAGCCATGGACCGCTCTCATGTGGTTCTGGTGGTCATTGACGCCGAAGAGGGGGTTACGGATCAGGATCTGACGGTGGCCGGTTATGCCTATGAAAAGGGCAGGGCCGTCATCCTGGTTGTCAATAAGTGGGACAAAATTGAAAAAGACAACAAAACCCTGCGGCAGTACACCGAAAAACTGCGGATGAGCTTCAAGTTCCTCCCTTTTGCGCCGATTCTTTTCGTTTCGGCTCTGACCGGTCAACGGGTGGCGAAAATCATGGGTGAAGTCGAGGCTGTGTCTGCCGAATTCAACCGCCAGGTTCCCACCGCCGCCCTGAACCGAATTCTTGAAGAAGCGGTGCGCAGTCATGCGCCTCCCATGATTCAGGGAACGCGGCTTAAATTCTTCTACATGACCCAGACCCAGGTGCGGCCGCCCACCTTCGTGGTTTTCGCCAATAAGGCTGAAGGGATCCACTTCTCTTACGAACGTTACCTGCAGAATAAACTCCGGGAGGCTTTCGGTTTTGAAGGCGTTCCTATCCGGCTGATTTTTCGAGACCGCGAACGCAAAGGCCAGGGGTAA
- a CDS encoding DUF4388 domain-containing protein: MSLVGNLEDLGLGEILQIVSLSRKSGVLSLNSRGRQGSIYFKNGQVIRAVSSTVPENLGDLLVRSGVVPLDTLHAALERQRQSGGTLRLGAILAEHYAVAAVEIENVVRQQIEKLVYGFFGWTEGTFAFELREPESLGGTRVDPLQFMLDQGLNPQWLAMEGSRLLDERRRQEQSAQAKDENFLWSVDSDLPPAGTLPGMAGSAFATDTMKREEGCPGGKEPATLVNFGAELLAELGEESLGMPVKGPESPGLRLLKGMLQELSNPSLGGGVILLVLRFASELMNRAVIFLVKEKEIVGLGQFGIAAGESADLRVRRMKIPRSEPSVFHRVIEEKTVEKVPLGTGYWDTYLKDQLGGDSPVDVFLGPIISDGMVVAVLYGDNLPEKKPIGNTEALEIFLSQAGLAMERTLTDRRGYSRSAG; the protein is encoded by the coding sequence ATGAGTTTAGTCGGAAATCTTGAAGACCTGGGCCTGGGAGAAATTCTCCAGATTGTCAGCCTGAGCCGCAAGTCAGGGGTGCTCTCGCTGAACAGTCGCGGCCGGCAAGGTTCGATTTATTTCAAAAATGGGCAGGTCATCCGGGCGGTATCCAGTACCGTTCCGGAAAATCTCGGCGATCTCCTCGTGCGATCCGGGGTTGTTCCCCTGGATACGCTCCACGCGGCTCTCGAGCGCCAGCGACAGAGCGGCGGCACCCTGCGTTTGGGCGCCATCCTTGCTGAGCATTACGCCGTGGCCGCCGTGGAAATCGAAAATGTGGTCCGCCAGCAGATCGAAAAGCTGGTATACGGGTTTTTTGGCTGGACGGAGGGGACTTTCGCTTTTGAACTCCGGGAGCCGGAGTCTTTGGGCGGGACACGGGTTGACCCTTTGCAGTTTATGCTCGACCAGGGGCTCAATCCCCAATGGCTGGCCATGGAAGGAAGTCGACTGCTAGATGAAAGGCGTCGACAGGAGCAATCGGCTCAGGCGAAGGATGAAAATTTTCTTTGGAGTGTCGACTCGGATTTGCCACCGGCGGGAACTTTGCCGGGGATGGCCGGCTCTGCCTTCGCGACAGACACGATGAAGAGGGAAGAAGGTTGTCCGGGGGGCAAAGAACCTGCCACTCTGGTCAACTTTGGTGCCGAACTGCTGGCCGAATTGGGCGAAGAATCTCTCGGGATGCCCGTCAAAGGGCCCGAATCCCCTGGGCTTCGTCTGCTCAAGGGCATGCTGCAGGAATTGAGTAATCCGTCTCTCGGCGGCGGGGTTATTCTGCTGGTACTACGATTCGCCAGTGAGCTGATGAACCGGGCTGTCATTTTCCTGGTTAAAGAGAAGGAAATCGTTGGCCTGGGGCAATTTGGCATCGCCGCCGGTGAAAGCGCGGATTTGAGAGTGCGGCGCATGAAAATTCCCCGGTCCGAACCTTCGGTTTTCCACCGGGTCATTGAAGAGAAGACGGTGGAAAAAGTTCCCTTGGGGACGGGATATTGGGACACCTACCTGAAAGACCAGCTGGGCGGAGACAGTCCGGTCGACGTTTTTCTTGGCCCGATTATCAGCGACGGTATGGTTGTTGCTGTTCTTTACGGTGACAATCTTCCCGAGAAGAAGCCGATCGGCAACACGGAAGCCCTCGAAATTTTTCTGTCTCAGGCCGGACTGGCCATGGAGCGGACCCTGACGGACAGACGAGGGTATTCAAGAAGCGCGGGCTGA
- a CDS encoding response regulator, whose product MPKKILITEDSPTMRSLIVSTIEAIGDFEVIEASNGFEALRVLPREKVDLVVTDINMPDINGLELVSFIKTNPNYQATPLIIISTEGSERDREKGMALGANEYLVKPFSPEQLQELIRKYLG is encoded by the coding sequence GTGCCAAAGAAAATACTGATTACCGAAGACTCGCCGACCATGCGCTCGCTCATCGTCTCCACCATCGAGGCGATTGGCGACTTTGAGGTGATCGAGGCGTCCAACGGGTTTGAGGCCCTGCGGGTCCTGCCCCGCGAAAAGGTGGATCTGGTCGTCACCGATATCAATATGCCGGATATCAACGGTCTGGAACTGGTCAGTTTTATCAAGACCAATCCCAACTACCAAGCCACCCCCCTCATCATTATCAGCACCGAAGGGAGTGAGCGGGACCGGGAAAAAGGGATGGCTCTCGGGGCAAACGAATATCTGGTCAAGCCTTTTTCCCCTGAGCAGCTGCAGGAGTTGATTCGAAAATACCTGGGTTAG
- a CDS encoding chemotaxis protein CheA — protein MSGNSSSRAIKDFLAEAEEIIEKLSIDLMALGDGSDGRETDPDLLNSIFRSAHSIKGLAGMFGFDDISSLSHTMENLLDHLRLGKVSLSPVLVETLFEGLDLLLRLVNGKGESESFALDCAPVRERIEALLKGPPPKAADPIQTLSLDPAVLNVLTEYEEHRLRDNLEKGRHILLVKVALALASFDQELGEISDLLKNSGEVVSTLPCAGDISDKIAFQILVATPLSHAELREKLDRPDADIDIVRDASSTAPRPPAAIPASPPAVSPPGKAEVIPEPAAESEGTGASLRSISRTVRVDIDKLDYLMNIVGELVLSKGAVSMLCDQLKAENSPIAGELQKVTRVLERRLHDLQKGVMDVRMVPVSQLFEKVIRIIRRVANEQGKKVEVDMRGADTELDKLIVEDLSDPLMHIIRNAVDHGIESPEERRMAGKPEKACICLWASQKGNHVVIEIRDDGRGIDPDRVRIKALEKGLINAEAELSREDVFNLILTPGFSTRDEVTDLSGRGVGMDVVRNNIAALSGMLELDSTFGQGTTVTITLPITLAIIKALVVKVSGKAYAIPINSVMETLLVESSSIRTIERHEVIDLREHTLPLMRLSHLFRLPSQESVSSKLFVVVVGLADKKMGIVVDDLLGQQDVVIKSLGNTLSFVRGIAGAADLGNQKTVLVLDVGGLMSESLRGDSSFYV, from the coding sequence TTGTCCGGCAATTCATCATCGCGCGCCATTAAAGACTTTCTCGCGGAGGCCGAGGAGATCATCGAGAAGCTGAGTATCGATCTCATGGCTCTCGGTGATGGAAGCGACGGGCGTGAAACGGACCCCGATCTGCTCAACAGCATTTTCCGCAGCGCCCATTCCATTAAGGGGCTGGCGGGCATGTTCGGTTTCGATGATATCAGCTCACTATCCCATACCATGGAAAATCTCCTTGACCATCTTCGGCTGGGCAAGGTTTCCCTGTCTCCCGTCCTCGTCGAAACGCTTTTTGAGGGGCTCGACCTGCTTCTTCGATTAGTCAACGGCAAAGGGGAGTCGGAATCCTTCGCTCTGGACTGTGCCCCGGTCCGGGAGCGTATCGAAGCGCTGCTGAAGGGGCCTCCACCCAAGGCCGCTGATCCTATCCAGACCCTCTCCCTGGATCCAGCCGTTCTCAATGTGCTCACCGAATACGAGGAACACCGCCTTCGCGACAATCTCGAAAAAGGACGTCACATCTTGTTGGTCAAGGTGGCCCTTGCCCTGGCCAGTTTTGATCAGGAACTGGGTGAGATTTCCGACCTACTCAAAAATAGCGGCGAAGTTGTCAGCACTTTGCCATGCGCCGGGGATATTTCGGACAAAATCGCTTTTCAGATTCTGGTCGCCACGCCCCTCTCCCACGCCGAGCTCCGCGAAAAGCTCGACCGTCCCGATGCCGACATCGACATCGTTAGAGATGCATCCTCAACTGCCCCCCGACCTCCGGCAGCGATCCCGGCGTCGCCGCCGGCGGTCAGTCCTCCCGGAAAGGCCGAAGTCATTCCGGAGCCTGCTGCTGAGTCGGAGGGGACCGGGGCGTCTCTGCGTTCGATCAGCCGAACTGTGCGGGTCGATATCGATAAGCTCGATTACCTGATGAATATTGTCGGCGAACTGGTTTTGTCCAAAGGGGCGGTCTCCATGTTGTGCGATCAGCTCAAGGCCGAGAACAGCCCGATCGCCGGCGAATTGCAGAAGGTCACCCGGGTGCTGGAGCGGCGTCTTCACGATCTGCAAAAAGGGGTCATGGATGTGCGCATGGTCCCCGTGTCACAGCTCTTTGAAAAGGTCATCCGGATTATCCGGCGGGTGGCCAACGAGCAGGGAAAAAAGGTCGAAGTGGATATGCGGGGCGCCGATACCGAGCTGGACAAGCTCATCGTGGAAGATCTTTCTGACCCCCTCATGCATATCATCCGCAATGCCGTCGACCACGGGATAGAGTCGCCGGAAGAGCGTCGGATGGCGGGAAAACCTGAAAAGGCCTGCATTTGCCTGTGGGCCTCCCAAAAAGGGAACCACGTCGTCATAGAAATTCGTGATGATGGACGGGGTATCGATCCCGACCGGGTGCGGATAAAGGCTCTGGAAAAAGGGCTGATCAATGCCGAGGCCGAATTGTCGCGGGAAGACGTTTTCAATCTTATCCTGACTCCCGGTTTTTCTACGCGCGATGAAGTTACCGACTTGTCGGGCCGCGGCGTCGGCATGGATGTGGTCCGGAACAACATTGCGGCCCTCTCCGGCATGCTCGAACTCGACAGCACCTTCGGCCAGGGCACCACAGTTACCATCACTCTTCCGATCACTCTGGCCATCATCAAGGCCTTGGTTGTCAAGGTCAGCGGCAAGGCCTATGCCATCCCCATCAACTCCGTCATGGAGACTCTCCTGGTCGAGTCGTCCTCGATCCGCACCATCGAGCGCCACGAAGTCATTGATCTGCGGGAGCATACGCTGCCTCTGATGAGACTGAGTCACCTGTTCCGGCTGCCGAGTCAGGAAAGTGTGTCCAGCAAGCTGTTCGTGGTTGTGGTGGGGCTGGCCGATAAAAAGATGGGGATTGTGGTCGACGATCTGTTGGGCCAGCAGGACGTCGTCATCAAGTCCCTGGGCAACACCCTGTCTTTTGTTCGGGGAATTGCCGGTGCCGCCGATCTCGGTAACCAGAAGACCGTGCTGGTCCTTGATGTCGGTGGTCTTATGAGCGAGTCCCTGCGAGGAGATTCTTCTTTCTATGTATGA